In the Arthrobacter sp. 31Y genome, one interval contains:
- a CDS encoding glycoside hydrolase family 32 protein: MTDLALSSSLSMAATHPDQAFPRFHPRPAQGWINDPNGISYINGRYHVFFQYNPSSARHSHINWGHVSSPDLVQWEEHPVALSPQAGGPDSAGCWTGVVTLDDGVPTACYSGIQDHGGHSQVVIARGSADLVSWEQDGHVAASMPEDPLVTAVRDPFVFWFGGARYAMQGAGLSDGRAALLLYTVESLDDWKYQGIWLTSDDPVAAAHTPAEIWECPQLVQVPSSSGGSSWVMMFSLWLSGDDHEHANGVGHLIGSLSADPESGLPVFAPSSGGKSDFGRDFYAPQMVQLSYGAGAGAEPAAAAAEPAALLWGWANEGPGRDGRRGRTQEEIDDAGWSGVLTHPRVVSVVDGALTVSPVPEVGAYRGASVATGAAGAVELPRFAEVLVRGAAGVGSGSGSVELGLGSGADAQVVYSGSLAPGEELRIFIDASLVEVYRSGSVATTLRAYPAPGQSWRLTLPDGATADAWELTLPA; the protein is encoded by the coding sequence TTGACGGACCTTGCACTCTCTTCCTCTCTTTCCATGGCGGCGACGCACCCGGATCAAGCATTCCCGCGCTTCCACCCGCGGCCCGCACAGGGCTGGATCAACGATCCCAATGGCATCAGCTACATCAACGGCCGATACCACGTGTTTTTCCAGTACAACCCCTCTTCCGCGCGGCACTCACACATCAACTGGGGGCATGTCAGCTCACCGGACTTAGTGCAGTGGGAGGAGCACCCGGTAGCGCTCTCGCCCCAGGCAGGCGGGCCGGACTCCGCAGGATGCTGGACCGGCGTAGTGACGTTGGATGATGGCGTGCCAACCGCTTGTTATTCGGGTATCCAGGACCACGGCGGGCACTCGCAGGTAGTGATCGCGCGAGGCTCCGCCGATCTTGTTTCCTGGGAGCAGGACGGGCACGTTGCTGCGTCCATGCCTGAGGATCCGCTGGTTACGGCTGTGCGGGACCCTTTTGTTTTCTGGTTTGGCGGTGCACGTTACGCCATGCAGGGAGCTGGCCTATCCGACGGCCGAGCCGCCTTGCTGCTCTACACCGTGGAGTCCCTTGACGACTGGAAATACCAGGGGATCTGGCTCACCAGCGACGACCCTGTAGCCGCTGCCCATACGCCGGCCGAAATCTGGGAATGCCCTCAGCTGGTGCAGGTGCCTTCTTCTTCCGGCGGGTCCAGCTGGGTCATGATGTTCTCCCTGTGGCTCTCAGGCGACGACCACGAGCACGCCAACGGGGTAGGGCATCTGATCGGTTCCCTGTCCGCAGACCCTGAGTCCGGGTTGCCGGTGTTTGCGCCTTCCTCGGGTGGGAAGTCCGATTTTGGCCGCGACTTCTACGCACCGCAGATGGTGCAGCTCTCGTATGGTGCTGGTGCTGGTGCTGAGCCTGCCGCTGCCGCTGCTGAGCCGGCTGCGCTGCTATGGGGTTGGGCCAACGAGGGGCCCGGGCGTGATGGTCGCCGGGGGCGCACGCAGGAAGAAATCGACGACGCCGGGTGGTCCGGTGTGTTGACTCATCCCCGCGTTGTGTCCGTGGTTGACGGGGCGCTCACCGTTTCTCCTGTGCCCGAGGTCGGGGCGTACCGGGGTGCTTCTGTGGCTACGGGTGCTGCAGGTGCTGTTGAGCTTCCTCGGTTCGCTGAAGTGCTGGTGCGGGGTGCTGCTGGTGTTGGTTCGGGGTCCGGTTCCGTGGAGTTGGGTCTTGGTTCGGGAGCCGACGCTCAGGTGGTTTACTCGGGCTCCCTGGCTCCTGGCGAAGAGTTGCGGATCTTCATCGATGCATCCCTAGTAGAGGTGTACCGTTCAGGTTCAGTCGCCACCACCCTCCGGGCCTACCCGGCTCCGGGGCAGTCTTGGCGGCTCACTTTGCCCGACGGCGCGACTGCCGACGCGTGGGAGTTGACGCTCCCAGCGTAG
- a CDS encoding LacI family DNA-binding transcriptional regulator, producing MNRKATALDVAKKAGVSRSAVSLVLNGRGDGNVAKESQDRIRQAAEELNYSPNAIALSLRNQRSRVIGILSDEVVVSPFDGNIIGGADDVARSRGFVTVVMDTERDTARDASAIETLLDRQVDGLMYVTVGLKPIEVPQGMLRVPSVLANCYDEHPQPQLHHVIPDEVTGGREATEHLLELGHLDIALLAGSEDSPAAPLRVQGYRDAHAAARVPVHEDRIFMAGWDIDAGFRGAMKVLDGVSPADRPTAIMCANDRLAVGVTLAAARLGLRVPEDLSIMGYDDETRIADTMVPSLTTMALPLREIGRAAMTTLLDAIEGPYEIEGAGKTGKGTTVETMVPCRLVVRESTGPVPTR from the coding sequence ATGAACCGCAAGGCCACCGCGCTGGACGTCGCCAAGAAGGCTGGTGTGTCCAGGAGCGCGGTCTCGCTGGTTCTGAATGGTCGTGGCGACGGGAACGTGGCCAAGGAAAGTCAGGACCGGATCCGGCAGGCAGCCGAGGAGCTCAATTACTCCCCCAATGCAATCGCCCTGAGCCTGCGGAACCAGCGGTCGCGCGTGATCGGCATCCTGTCCGACGAGGTTGTGGTCAGCCCCTTTGACGGCAACATCATCGGTGGGGCCGACGACGTTGCCCGCAGCCGCGGATTCGTCACCGTGGTCATGGACACCGAACGCGATACCGCCAGGGATGCGAGCGCCATTGAAACCCTTCTGGACCGGCAGGTTGATGGGCTCATGTACGTGACCGTGGGCCTGAAACCTATCGAGGTTCCGCAGGGGATGCTGCGCGTCCCCTCGGTCCTGGCCAATTGCTACGATGAGCACCCCCAGCCGCAGTTGCACCACGTGATTCCGGACGAGGTCACCGGTGGCAGGGAGGCCACTGAGCACCTGTTGGAGCTTGGCCATCTGGACATCGCGCTGCTTGCCGGGTCAGAGGATTCGCCCGCGGCCCCACTGCGCGTTCAGGGCTATCGGGACGCACACGCCGCTGCCCGGGTACCGGTCCATGAGGACCGGATCTTCATGGCCGGCTGGGACATCGATGCCGGGTTCCGCGGTGCCATGAAAGTGCTCGACGGCGTGTCCCCGGCCGATCGGCCCACAGCCATCATGTGCGCAAACGATCGCCTGGCGGTGGGCGTAACCCTCGCCGCGGCGCGCCTGGGACTGAGAGTTCCCGAGGACCTGTCCATCATGGGCTACGACGACGAAACCCGGATCGCCGACACCATGGTTCCCTCCCTCACCACCATGGCGTTACCCCTACGGGAAATCGGCCGCGCCGCAATGACCACGCTTCTGGACGCGATCGAGGGTCCGTACGAAATCGAAGGTGCGGGCAAAACAGGAAAGGGAACCACCGTGGAAACAATGGTCCCCTGCCGTCTCGTGGTCCGTGAATCGACCGGCCCCGTGCCCACCCGCTGA